One Anaerolineae bacterium genomic window, GGAAGACATCGGTTACATAGCCCGAATAGCCTATGTACTAGACCGTTTCATGCACTGGATAGGGCTTCACGGTAAATCGTTCCTCCCCATCTTCATGGGGTTTGGATGCAATGTTCCAGCGGTGATGGGAACCAGGATAATTGAAGATCCAAAGGCTCGCCTCCTAACCATACTCCTGGCTCCCTTTGTCCCCTGCACTGCCAGAATGGCGGTGCTGGCCTTCCTAACTCCTGTCTTTTTCAAAGAAAAAGCTTTTCTTGTTTCCTGGGGCCTTATCCTTATCAACTTGGCAGTCCTGGCTCTGGTGGGTAAAGCCCTAAATGCTCTGGTTTTCAAGGAACGCATGGCTTTTATAATGGAATTACCCTTGTATCACTGGCCCAACTTCCGCACCATTGGCCTTATAACCTGGCACAGAACTGCAGCCTTCCTCAAAAAGGCCGGAACTGTAATTCTGGCTGTTTCAGCGATAATATGGACCCTTTCCTATTTCCCAACCGGTTCCTTTGAAAACAGCTTCTTGGCCAGCTTCGGAGCTATCCTTGAGCCTCTTGGCCGTCTGGCGGGGCTGGATTCCCGGATGGTAATAGCACTCTTGACAAGCTTCATAGCTAAGGAGAACGCTGTGGCCACCCTCGGCGTTCTGTATGGAAGCGAGGGAGAGGCTCTGGCTTCCGCCCTGGAAAAAGAAGTTCCCCTCAGCGCGGGCCTTTCCTTTCTGGTGATGGAGATGCTCTTCATACCCTGCGTAGCTACGATAGCTGCTATCCGCCAGGAGACAGGGGGCTGGCGCTGGACTTTGGCGGCGATAGGGCTTTACCTGGTTATATCCTTCCTGGCCGGGATCGCCGTTCACCAGATTCTTTCGCAATGGTGAAAGGCATGATCGAAGAACTTCTTAAGCGACGGAAGCGGGATTTAAAGCTTGCAGCCCTGACCGGGGCAGGTATTTCAGCCGAAAGCGGCATTCCCACCTTCAGGGGTGAAGAGGGCCTCTGGAAGAGGTATCGCCCTGAAGAGCTTGCTACTCCCGAAGCCTTCGCCAGGAACCCAGCCCTGGTGTGGGAGTGGTACGACTGGCGCAGACAGATTATCGCCAGAAGCAAACCGAACCCGGCCCACAGGACTCTGGCGGAAATGGAGGAGGCCTTCCCTCATTTCACCCTAATAACCCAGAACGTGGATGGCCTCCATCAGGCGGCCGGAAGCAAGAGGGTTCTGGAACTTCACGGCAATATATGGCGGGTCCGGTGCGTCAAAGAAGGTATTGTTATGGAAAACCGGGAAGTGCCTCTCAGAGAAATCCCACCACGATGCCCGTGCGGAGCCCTCCTCAGACCGGATGTAGTGTGGTTTGGGGAAGCATTACCATCGGATGTGCTGGAAGAAGCCTTCAGAGCTGCCGGAGAGTGCGAAATCATGCTGGTTATCGGAACTTCAGCCGTAGTGCAACCAGCAGCTTCCATCCCCTTGGTGGCCTTCAGAAGGGGAGCCGCAATTGTGGAGATAAATCCCCAGGAAACACCCCTTTCTCCTTACGCCACAGAAACTGTAAGGGGTAAGGCGGGGGAAACTCTGCCCCTCCTTTGGGAAAAATGGAGATCCATTATCGGATTCTAACCACTACCGGGGCTTTCCTCCACAGCTTCTCCAGTTCGTAGTAGTCCCTCTGGGCCGGCATAAAGATGTGCAGTATCACATCTCTGTAATCCATCAGAACCCAGCCCGAGTCCGGTGTCCCTTCCACACCCAGAGGTGCTATCCCTTCGGCCTCAAGCTTTTCCCGCACTTCGCTGGCGATGGCTTCCAGTTGCTTCTCGGAGTCGCCAGTGCAGATGACAAAATAATCAGCCAGCGGGAAGATTTTTCTCAAGTCCAAGACCAATATATCGTAGGCTTTCTTGTCCATGATTAAATCCACAATGCGGTGCGCCAGTTCCAGGGAATCCAGATTCTCACCTCCTTTCTTCAAAGTTCAAAGGCCCTTCCTATCCCTCCGCTCTGAACCCCATCTCCAAACTCCTGCCTGGCGATGCGGAGGGCTTCTTTCCCGGAACAGTGACAGCCTATGAGCCTCTTTACCCCCATCTCCCTGAGCTTTTTCGCTATACGATGGACCTTGTGGGGTTTAAGCCCCATTACGTGCAATCCTCCTGCAATGATGGAGGGAGCTCTTCCGGCTATCTCCTCTGCTTTTCGAACCAGCTCCTCCAGACCGGGGTGAGCGCAGCCTACTACCATAAGAAGGCCTACAGGAGTTTCGGCTAGAAGGGCCATCTCGGGAATCCTGGAGCCCAGAGGGCCAGTGAGCCAGAGGCCATCCCCTAATTCCAGCGGCTCCTGGACTTCCTGAAGGCTCGCCAGTACCTGCCATTGGGCTTTCAGATCTGGTGGAACCGGCGAGGGAACGTAAAGGGTAATTCCCGGATTTGCCTGAAGAAAATCCACAAATCCCCCGTAATGGTCCAGGTGAAAGTGGGAAAGCACCGCTTCTTTGATGGCTTCTGGAGGGATGTTCAAGGCCTTGAAGGCAGGAAGCGGGGAAAGTGGGCCCGCATCAAATAGAATCCTACGCTGGTTTACCTCCAGGAGCGCCGAGAAACCCCAGCCTGGCTTTATTCCCCTATGGAGCGAGATGTTGTCAAAAAGGATTACAAGCTTCGCCATCAGAAAGGCATTCACTTCAGGATGTAGTAAGTGCCACGTTTATCGCCCACTTTAATAAGAATGCCCTTTTCAACCAGGTCAGCCAGGTCAAGGCGGAGGGTTTCAGCAGAAACATGGGGGCACAGAAGTCTGTACTCACGGTTGGTGATACGGCCATGCTGGCGGATATAGTTTATAGCTGCCAATTGCCTCTCGTTCATATCCAGTTCCCAGCGTGGAATGGGGGCCCTTTCCCTAACATTGTAGAGGATCACAGTAAAGGAAAAGGGTGTAGCCCTGAACTCTGGCGGAGGATGGCCAGCGTTCACCATCTCCTCAATCATCATATCAATCCCAAGCCCCAGCTCTTCTATGAAGCCCCAGTAGTAAAGGCCTGAGACTATCCTTGGGTTACGGGAAAAATGCTCCTCCACAATGTTATCCAGAGTTATATAGCCGGGAAGTCCTCCGGGGCTTGTAACTTCAAGGCGGTCATCGTACATTT contains:
- a CDS encoding NAD-dependent deacylase → MIEELLKRRKRDLKLAALTGAGISAESGIPTFRGEEGLWKRYRPEELATPEAFARNPALVWEWYDWRRQIIARSKPNPAHRTLAEMEEAFPHFTLITQNVDGLHQAAGSKRVLELHGNIWRVRCVKEGIVMENREVPLREIPPRCPCGALLRPDVVWFGEALPSDVLEEAFRAAGECEIMLVIGTSAVVQPAASIPLVAFRRGAAIVEINPQETPLSPYATETVRGKAGETLPLLWEKWRSIIGF
- the rsfS gene encoding ribosome silencing factor encodes the protein MKKGGENLDSLELAHRIVDLIMDKKAYDILVLDLRKIFPLADYFVICTGDSEKQLEAIASEVREKLEAEGIAPLGVEGTPDSGWVLMDYRDVILHIFMPAQRDYYELEKLWRKAPVVVRIR
- a CDS encoding MBL fold metallo-hydrolase, whose translation is MAKLVILFDNISLHRGIKPGWGFSALLEVNQRRILFDAGPLSPLPAFKALNIPPEAIKEAVLSHFHLDHYGGFVDFLQANPGITLYVPSPVPPDLKAQWQVLASLQEVQEPLELGDGLWLTGPLGSRIPEMALLAETPVGLLMVVGCAHPGLEELVRKAEEIAGRAPSIIAGGLHVMGLKPHKVHRIAKKLREMGVKRLIGCHCSGKEALRIARQEFGDGVQSGGIGRAFEL